The sequence GAAACGCGCCAGCGACTCGCCGTCTTCAACGAACTGGATGAGGAACGCGGCAGGACCGCCGCTGCGACGTGGCCAGCCATCGAGATAACGCAACAGCGTCGGCTGATGTTTGCCGCCAAGGAGAATTTTCGGGTTGCGCTGGGTGATATGTGCCGTGATCGGCGCGGGACGTGCTGGAGGGCGTAGTGCATTCATCATGTCGTGTCTCTGCCTCAAAAGTCTGCATGGCAGGTGAGAGGCAACACCGAACCAGCGCTTTAGCGGTATTTCAAAGCCCTGTTCCGGCTTCTGACGGCAACTGTTGAAAGTCACCTGGCGCCCCGCAAGTAGCTGTTTAAATCGGCGCATGGGCAACATCCTAGAGAACGTGACCGATGAGTGTCAAGAATCAGCCGCAACAAAAAAGGCCCGCACAATGCGGGCCTTTTCCTTGAGCCAGAGCGGTTAACCGGCGATGGCGCGGTCCACCGAGAGCTTGCCGGCGCCTTCGATGAGTACAGCGAGGCTGCCACCGAGCAGGACGAGAGCGAACTCGTAACCGTTGTTGGCCATAAACAGACCGTTGCTGATGTGTACGGTGAAGATCGCCACCAGCGACAGGAAGGTCAGACCCAATGCTGCCGGACGCACCAGCAGGCCGATGATCAAGGCCAGGCCGGCGAAGAACTCAGTACCGCCCGCCAGCGTCGCCATCAGGTAGCCCGGGTGCAGACCAATGCTGTCCATGTACTGCGCCGTACCTGCCAGACCATAACCACCGAACAGTCCGAAAAGCTTTTGCGAACCGTGCGCAGCGAAGATTACGCCGACCGCAATGCGCAGGATGGTCAGACCGTAGCCAGCGCGGGTGAACAGTACTTTGTTGATCAGAGAGCTCATGGGGCATTCCTTGTTTTGCGAGAAGTTGTGTGTGTTGGTTGGCCGCTATATTAATCAGTAAATTTCATGTTAAAAGCGCAAAGATTCCGCCATAACGATCAATTTATTAGATCATTTCCGTGAGACGACTTTTTGCGCCCCGGGCTCCAACGACTCCCGCTCCCGGTCGAACGCCAAGTAATACTTGTTCACGCTATTAACATAGCTGACCGGCCCCATTCCTACCTGCTCCATGGCGATGCGCTCGACCTGGAAGAACCACTGGTTAGGATTCAGCCCCCGGCGTCGGGCCTCAGCGCGCATGCCCTGCACGCGCTCGGGGCCGATGTTGTAGGCCGCCAGCGTAAACGCCATGCGCTCGCGTTCATTGAGCTTGGGGCTGCTGAAGAACTTGCGGCGAATCATTGCCAGGTACTTGGCCCCGGCCTGCACATTCGCATCGAGATTCTGAATGTTGCTCACGCCGACTCGCTGAGCGGCGGAAGGCGTGATCTGCATCAGCCCGGTCGGGCCACTGCCGCTGCGGGCATTGGGTTGCAGGCGTGATTCCTTGAACGCCAGTGCGGCCAGATTGAGCCAGTCCATGTTCTGCGCCTGGGCGTGCTTTTGCAGGGTCGGGCGCAGTTTTTCCAGACGTTGGCGATCAGCCTTGGCCAATGGATAGTGGACTTGATAGAGACGGCGATAGATGCGCAGAAACGCGGCATCTTCGTTGGACGGTTTCTTGTAACCACCGAGGAAGCGGTCAATGCTCGCGCGCAACATCGCAGCATCGCGGCGCACGAACCAGTACTCCTCGCCCGGCTCGCTGATCATCAATTGCCGGTCAAAGCGCAGTTTCGGCAGGATTTTGCCCCAGCGCTCGGCGATCGGTTGTTCGACGATGGTCAGGTGAAAAATTCCGCCCTGAACCATCTCCAGTACATCCTCGACCGCCAGGGTCGGATCAACCCATTCGATCTTGATCGGCGCCAGTTTGTGCAACGCCAGTTTCTGATTGAGCTGACTGACCGCCTCCCCCGCCGCACTGCCGGTGGGCAGCGCCAGGGTTTTACCGGAGAGCTGCTCGACCTTGGTGTAGCGGCGCTCACCCTTGATCCCGACCAACACCAGCGGCACGTTGCTGGCGATCGGTTCGCTACTGGCCACGGCATAGCCAGATTGCAGATCGAGCAATTCACCCGGTGCGACCAGATCACCTTCGCCACGCTGCAAGGCGCCGAGCAATTGGTCCTTGGCTTTGGGAATGATCTTGAGGGTGATTTCCTGGCCATCGCGGGCATGGCCATTGAGGTATTGCTCGAAGGCACGCAGGCGATGGTATTCGACGCCGATGGCCTGACCCTGAACTTCGCCGGAGCTGTTGCGGCTCTGGTTGACCAGTACGCGCAACACCCGGCTGCTGCGAATCTCGGACAAGTCACGCACCTTGGCCGCCGGCACGGCTTGCAGCGGCCCGGGCAGGCGCGCAACCGCCGTCATCGGCAGCAACAACGATCCACACAACAGCAGCAAAACCGAGGGACGAATCATCCACTCTCCGAAAAGAATACGGGGTGATTTCATCTCTTTGAGTTCGAAATCACCGACGAAAACAGAGCGCCTGGAGCGCTGGCAAAGTGCGAGAGACTGGCACAGTACTGGCACTTCTGCCAAACCGGGCTGCGTCGCGGCATCAAGAGACAGCTATAACTCGTTGTAGTTCTTGGCTTTTCTTATGAATCTACAGCTCTGGTATGCTTTCCGGCCTTCGGCCCGAGGTAGCAACCATGCAACTCATCGATATCGGCGTCAACCTGACCAACCCCAGTTTCGCCGACAAACACCAGGCCGTACTCGACCGCGCCTATGCGGCCGGGGTCTGCCAACTGGTGCTGACCGGCACCAGCGTCGAGGGCAGCGAACAGGCTCTGGAGCTGTGCCAGCAACTGGATGAGAGCGGTCAACGGCTGTTCGCCACCGCCGGTATTCACCCGCATTCGGCCAGTGACTGGAACACGGACAGTGCCCGTCGTTTGCGCAGCCTGCTGCAAGAGAAAAACGTCGTTGCCGTGGGTGAATGCGGTCTCGATTTCAACCGTGATTTCTCGCCGCGCCCACAGCAGGAAAGAGTCCTCGAAGAGCATTTGGCCTTAGCCGTTGAACTGCAATTGCCGGTGTTCCTGCATGAGCGTGATGCCAGCCAGCGCCTGTTGGAAATCCTCAAAGGCTTCCGTGATCACCTGCCCGCCGCTGTCGTGCATTGCTTCACCGGTGAGCAAAAGGCGCTGTTCAGCTACCTTGATCTGGATCTGCACATCGGCATCACTGGCTGGATCTGCGACGAACGCCGTGGCACGCATTTGCATCCGCTGGTCAAAGAGATCAAACGTGGACGCTTGATGCTGGAAAGCGATGCGCCTTATCTGCTGCCGCGCACCCTGCGCCCGAAGCCAAAGAACGGGCGCAATGAGCCGGGGTATCTGACTGAAGTGCTGCGCGAAGTGGCGTTGCATCGTGGCGAAACCGAGGAGGATCTGGCAGCGCACACCACCGCGTGCGCCCGCGCGTTCTACAACCTCCCGGCCCTTCCTGACACACCATAATTCCCTTGTGGGAGCGAGCCTGCTCGCGAAAGCGGTGGTTCAGATGGCAATGATGTTGACTGACACGCCCTCTTCGCGAGCAGGCTCGCTCCCACAGGGGGAACAATGCGCCCTGTTGACTCATATCAAGATCTTCCGACCTGCATAGCGGCACAATAATGGCACCTTGCCAAAACTGTTTCCGCTATCAGAGAAGACCTCCATGGGTGCCTGGCTTAGCAATATCTCGCTGAAATACAAATTCTGGGCGGTCAATGCGGTCGCCTTCGTCACCACCCTGCTGCTGGTGCTGTACGCCGTGCAGCTCGAACAACAGGCGCGCGGTCACGCCTCACAAGCCTCCGCACAGGCCCAGGCGCAACTGCTCAAGGCTTGGCCGGCCGGGCAGCCATTGCCTAAAGCCGATCAGGTGCTGACCTTCAAGCGCGGCGAAGCACCGCGCCTGAACGATCAACCCTTGCTGGAAATCACGGAAAGCAACGGTTGGAACGAGATCAATCACCTGCCGCTGTTCGGCGACAACCCGTTGATGGGCGCTGAGGTGTTCAGCCGCGCCGACGGTCAACAGGTCGCGGTGATTGCCTACGGCCCGAGCCTGAGTCAGGTGTTCAGCGAGCGTTTCGCCAATTACGCGGTGGCGGTGTTCATTCTGATGTTCGCCATGCTGTGTGCCTCGCAACTGCTGATCCGTTTCCTGCTCAGCCAGCTCAACACGCTGAAAGACGTGATGCTCCACGTCGAGAAAAGCGGCGATCTCTCGGCCCGAGTACCGCTGGCCGGCAAAGATGAAGTCGGGCAGATGGCCAATGCGTTTAACGCGATGCAGGCCGGTTACCAGCGCGTTGTGACCACCGTCGCCAACACCGCGCGGCAACTGGATGTCGGCGCGGCGCGACTGGCATCGAGCATGAACGAAGTGCGCCACGGCATGCTCGGTCAGCAGAGCGAAACCGATCAGGCGGCCACGGCGATCAATGAAATGACCGCCACCGTTTATCACATCGCCCAACACGCCGGCGCCACCCGCGACCTCTCGCAGACCGCCGACGGCCTCGCCGGCAGCGGTCAGCAAGTGGTCGCCCGGGTGCAGCAGTCGATTGCCGGGCTGTCCAGCGGTGTTCAGCAGACGGCCGAGATGATTCAACGGCTGGCCGAGGACAGTCAGAAGATCAACGGCGTGGTCAGCGTGATTCACAGCATTGCCGAGCAGACCAACTTGCTCGCCTTGAACGCCGCCATCGAAGCGGCCCGCGCCGGTGAAATGGGCCGAGGGTTTGCCGTGGTCGCCGATGAGGTGCGCAATCTGGCGAAACGGGTGCAGACCTCGACCGACGAGATCACCACGATGGTCTCGGCCTTGCAGGCTGGCACTCGCGACGCGGTGGACGTCATGCAGGAGAGTTCGTACAAGGCCGACGACTGCGTGCAGCAGGCGCAAGAGGCCGGCGCGGCGCTGGCGGAGATCACCGGAGCGGTGGCGCAGATGCGCGAAAGCAATACGCAGATTGCCGTGGCGGCCGAGCAGCAAAGCCAAGTTGCCGAGGAGATGAACCGGGCGGTGGTAAGTATTCGCGATGTGACCGAGAACACCGTGCAGCAAACGGTGGATTCGGCGACGACCAGTAATGAATTGGCGACGTTGGCTGGGGAGTTGAGCAAGGCCATAGGTCAATTGAAGCTCTGACGCCCCCTTCGCAAGCAGGCTCGCTCCCGCATTGGATCGGTGCGCATACAAATCCCTTGTGGGAGCGAGCCTGCTCGCGAAGGCGTCAGACGGGGCGACATCGAATCCTGCGATGACGCCTATCACTTCAATAGCCAACCTTGATTCGCCGCCCTCCGCGCCCGGGCCTATTCTTCAACCATGAGTTCAACATGGATCGAGGAGTAGAAAACATGGGCAAACGTCACCCCAACCTTCCCGCGTGGCAATGGCGCGCGTACCCGGGCAATCATCAGCACCCGACCAATCTGGTGTTGCACCTGATCGCTGTGCCGTTATTCATCGTCGCGTTTCTGCTGATTGTCTCCGGGGTGTTCAGCCTGAGTCTGGCCAGCGTCGCCATCGGCGTGATCGGAATCGTCGCGGCGCTGGGTTTGCAGCGTCACGGCCACAGTCTGGAGACGCAAGCCTCCGAGCCGTTCAGTGATCGTAAAGATGCGGTGTCGCGGTTACTGGTCGAGCAGTTTCTGACTTTTCCGCGCTTCTTTCTCAGTGGCGGCTGGTGGCGCGCTTGGCGTGAGCGCCACCGTCGGCATTGAATCAGGCGAAGATCGTCACCGTCTGGCGACTCATCGCAATCAGCTCACCTTCCGCGCTCCACAGCTTGGCGGCGACATGGCCGTAACCGTCGGCCGCGTATTCGATGTCGGCGAGGTATTGGCACCAGTCCAGCGTGCTCAAGTCCCGTAGCGGCTGCACGAATTCGATGGTCCAGGTCAAGGTGCTGCCCGGCGCAGGCTTCTTCAGATACGGCAGCAGCGCGGGTGGCCACGCATCCACTAGGGCCAACAAATGCGCTTCATTGACCGGCTCGTCTTTGACATCCCCGCGTAACCGCACCCAGCCGCCCATCAGCCGCGATTGATTGCCGGTGAACGGCATTCCACCGACACTCCAGCGCATCGCCAGATGACGCATGAATTCCGGGGTCACGCCTTTGATATAGGGCAACTCCTGGCATTCGTCCCAGTGCTTCATAGATGGCGCCGGATACGCTTCGACTGCCACCTCCGACGGCCGCGAGGCACCGAAACTGCCTTGGACGATGGTCACCACCTGACCATTCTGCATCGCCCGGCCCATGACCTGGCTGACGGCTTTGCCTTCGCGCAGCACCTCCACTTCGAAGCTCACCGGGACTTCAGGCTCGACCGGTCCAACAAAGGTGATCGCCAGGGAACGCACCGGGCGATCCGCCGGGACTTTCGCACGCATGGCTTGGTATTGCAGCGCGGCCACCAGACCACCGAAACTGGCACGGCCCTGACCCCATTCGGCAGGAATCGTCAGTTCCGGTTGGCGGCGGACCGCATCGAGCAGATCGCTAAAGCGCATGGGGCAACCTCAGAAAACGAGAAAGTAATGCAGGGATCTTAACCAGACCTGCACAGCGCCGCAGCGTCTATTCCGGTCAAAGAGACTGACAGAAAGGCCTTACCAGGCTTCCTAACACACACAACACCCTGTGGGAGCGAGCCTGCTCGCGAAGAGGCCGTGTCAGTCGACATATTTGCCGTCTGAACCAGCGCTTTCGCGAGCAGGCTCGCTCCCACAGGAGTTCTTGTGAATGGAGAGTTATTTGAAACAGGCTGAACTGAGTTTTTCCAGCACGCGATCAGCCTGGGTTTCGGCTTTGATCATGGTCGCCTGCCAAGTGGCGACGCACGGTTGAAGATCAGCCTCAAGCTCAGCTTTCGCCAACCATTGCCAGCAATCGTGCCAGTCGCCCAACGCGCCTTGCGCAGACTTCAATCGCTTCAGCGCCGCGGCGGGCAAGCGGTCCAGTTCGGGATAAGCTTCGATGCCGTAGCGCACGCGTTTGATCAGCAAACGCAAGCGATGGCGGTCGTGAGCGGGATCGTGCAGCGCCTCGTCGAGTTTCTGCCATTGCTTGCCGAGGCGTTTTTCGATGCGCTTGTCCAAGCCCTTGAGCAATCCCTGACGCTGGGAAGCACGCAGGAAACGCGGGAAAGCATCGAGAATCATCAACAGCGAAGCCACCTCGGCACTCGCCGCCAGCGCCGGATAGGCCTCGGCCATTTGCGCCATGCGGCGTTGCGCAGCTTCAGGCTGATCATGCTGAAGCAAGTACGCCGCCAACACTTCGCGATCCCGCCACGGCGTGGTCAATTGGCCGACCGCCGAAGCGGCGTCTTCCAGTTGCTCGACACCGGGCAAACCGCGCAATGGCCGCAACAGGCTGCGCAAGCGCCGCACCGTGGTGCGCAGATCATGCAGCGCCTCGGGGTCGGTACGTGCCGTCAATCGCGCCTGACAGGCCAGCAGCCGCACCTCCAGACTCAGGACATGAGCCACCAACCGATCAACCAACGCAGACATCACTTGCTCCTGATTCAAATGGCTCTGACGATCATTCTGCTGCCCAGTGAACGCAGCCTCCTTGCTTCACGTCAGCAGCTTAGCGGCCGGCGCGGGATTCGCGAATGTAGAAACGCGCCTTCTCGGCCTTCTTGCTGCAACCTTCAAAGCCTTCGAATTGTTGCTGGGTCTTCGCGGCGGTCAGCAGCGACAACGCTTTGGAATAGCTGACGGTGCCGGCAAAGCCTTCGGCCTTGGCCAGATCCAGCTCATGCCAGGCCGCGTCGAGCTGGCTGCCGCAGCTGTCGCGGTAAGCGGTTTTACCGGCGCAACCGGCCAATACCAGAGCCATCAACGGCACACAGATCCAGGCTTTCATCACTCACACCTCAAAATAGGTCAACAGTCGTGCAGGTAAGACGGTAAGGCTGCGAAAAAGTGCCTTGCCGGCGGGTGAAACCGCGCAACTGAGAAGGATAGCGCCGAAGGGTCATGCAGTATCGAAAAAACGACGTCACTGGCGCACTGAACGACTTCGGCGATTGAGCCGACCCGGCGATGGGTGCATTGTGCAACCTTGTCGGGAGGAAGTTTGATGAAAAAGCGTGTCGCACTGGTGCTGGGCTCCGGTGGCGCCCGGGGTTATGCCCATATCGGAGTCATTGAAGAGATCGAACGACGCGGTTACGACATCGCCTGCATTGCCGGGTGTTCGATGGGCGCGGTAGTCGGCGGGATCTACGCCGCCGGTAAACTCGACGTTTACAAGAACTGGATCGAAAGTCTCGACTATCTGGATGTGCTGCGGCTGGTCGACGTGAGTTTCCGGCTCGGTGCGATTCGCGGCGAAAAGGTCTTCGGGCAGATCCGCAAGATCGTCGGCGAAATCAACATCGAAGACTTGCGCATCCCCTACACCGCCGTCGCCGCCGACCTCACCAACCAGCAGGAAATCTGGTTTCAGGAAGGCTGCCTGCATCAGGCGATGCGCGCCTCGGCGGCGATTCCCAGCCTGTTCACGCCGGTGATGCAAGGCAATCGCATGCTGGTCGACGGCGGCATTCTCAACCCGTTGCCGATCGTGCCGGTGGTGTCGAGCCACTGTGATCTGATCATTGCGGTCAATCTCAACTCGACCAACCAGCGTCACTACAAATTGCCAGTCATCCAGCGCCCGGCCGCGTTCCGCTCACGCTTCGACAGCCTGATCAGTTCGCTGGGATCGAAGATGCCGTTCCGCCGAACACAGGCCGAGCAATTGTTGCGGCTCGAACAGGAAGCGCTGCGCGCCGAAGCGGCGGACATCAATCCCTGGCTGGACGGCGCCGAGCCGGAGAGTCAACAACCGGCGGCCGCGCCCGAGCGTGAAGGCGCACCGAAATCGGCGACCGGTTCGTTCATCATCGATAACGTCGGGCCGGCCTCGTTGCTGGATTTGATCAACCAGAGTTTCGAGGTGATGCAGACCTCGCTGGCGCAGTACAAGATTGCCGGATATCCGCCGGACATCCTGATCAACGTACCGAAGCGGGTGTGCCGGTTTTTCGAGTTCTACAAGGCGCCGGAGTTGATCGCGTTGGGGCGCGAGATTGCGCGGGATACGCTGGATCGGTATGACAGTGAGCAGAGCAGAGAGCCTTGAAGCTCTCCGTTGTCTCAAGGCCGCCTTCGCGAGCAGGCTCGCTCCCACAGGGGATTTGTGAACGACGCAGATCCAGTGTGGGAGCGAGCCTGCTCGCGAAGAGGCCAGATCAGCCAACATCACTCAATAGCCGATAGCCAACCCCGGCCTCCGTGACAATAAACCGCGGCCGCGTCGGATCATCCGCCAGTTTCTGCCGCAAATGCCCCACCACAATCCGCAGATAATGGCTGTCCTCGGTGTGCGTCGGCCCCCAGATATCCTTGAGCAATTGCTGCTGGGTAATCACTCGCCCCGGATGCCGTGCCAGTTGCGCCAGCACCGCGTATTCCTTGCGCGTCAGCGCCACTTCGACGCCGTCGAGCAGCACCCGCCGATAGGCCAGATCCACCGTCAACGGGCCGAAACTCAACGCCGCCTGCTGCGCCTCCCCCGCCGGTGCCTGACGCAACAACGCACGCACCCGGGCGAGAAATTCCTGAATACCAAACGGCTTGGTCACGTAGTCATTGGCGCCGCCATCCAGTGCCTGGACTTTCTGTCCTTCGCTGGCGCGCACCGACAGCACCAGCACCGGCGCCGTGGCCCATTCGCGAAACTCGCGCAGCACTTGCTGGCCGTCCATGTCCGGCAGGCCTAAATCGAGCACCAGCAAGTCCGGCTTGTTCAAGGCGGCCTGCGCCAGCCCCTCGGCACCCGTGCCAGCCTCGAGCACTTTGTAGCCTTGGGAAGCGAGGCTGATGCGCAGGAACTTGCGAATCTGCGGTTCGTCGTCGATGACCAAAATGGTCGCGGTCTGGCTCATGAATTCACATCAACACAAAAGAGTGGCAAGAGAGTAGCGCAGTCGCAATCAGGCTTCATCGTCCATCCCCGGTTGCGTCTGCAACGGCAAGTGCAAGGTGATGCAGGTGCCGCGCCCGTCGATGCCGTCGGCGACACTGATACGACCGCCGTGCGCGCCGACCATGCCCTGACAGATCGCCAGCCCGAGGCCGGTGCCCTGCCCCCCGCGATCACCCCGGGCAGCGGTGTAGAACATGTCGAAAATCTTCGCCCGTTCATCCTCGGGAATCCCCGGCCCTTCATCGCTGACCGAGAAGAAAATCTCCTCGTCATTCGCTCCCGCACTGAGTTGCAAGCGACCGTGAACGGGTGAGAAACGCGCTGCGTTTTCCAGCACATTGACCAGCGCCTGCTCGATCAGCGCGGCATGCACGAACAGCAGCGGCAGCTCGGCCGGCACATCGGTGCTGACCTGCAGCGGCGCGAGCACTGCACGCAAACGATTGAGCGAACTGCCGACGATGTCGGCGGGCGACACCCAGTCCCGCGCCAGCTTCAGCGCACCGTGGCCGAGGCGGGTCATGTCGAGCAGATTCTGAATGTAGCGGTCGAGGCGTTCGGCTTCATCGCGGGTGCCTTCGAGCAGTTCGCGACGGTCTTCCAGCGGGATCGCCTCGCCGAGGGCCAACAGGCTGTCGATACTGCCGCGCATGGCGGTCAGCGGCGTGCGCAAATCGTGGGACACGGAGGCCAGCAAGGCACTGCGCAGTTGTTCGGTTTCACCGTGCAGGCGCGCGGCTTCCAGATCGTCCGCCAATTGCGCGCGCGCCAGCGCTTGTGCGAGCGGCTGACTCAATGCGGTGAGCAAGCGGCGACGCTGGCCACTCAAGGTCTGGCCTTCTTTCGCGCAGACACCGAGCAACGCCAGCGGCCCGTCTTCGACTGACAGCGGCCACCACCACCAACGCCCGAACGGCAACGTGCCGGTGCCCATGCCCGCTGGCTGATCGTGCTGCCAGGCCCAGTCTGCAGCCGCGCGCTCGGCTTCGGTGAATTGCAGCGGGCCGCCGGTCTCGACTTTCCAGCCGCCCTGGCCGTCGCGGTTAAGCAGACACAGTTGCAGATCGCTCCAGCCGTTGAGGTGCTGCGCAGCGGCGCTGACCACGGCTTGGCGGTCGGTCGCGGCGGTGAGTTTGCGCGACAGGTCGAGCAGTTCGGTGGTCTCCTCCTGGGTGTCGCGCAAGGCCTGCAACTGCCGCCGCTGACGCGCCGCGAGGTTGCCGGTCAGTGCTGCCATCAACAGGAAAAACAGCAGGGTCAGCACGTCTTCTTCACGCTGGATGCTGAAGGAAAAATTCGGCGGAATGAACAGAAAATCGTAGGTCAGAAACGACAGCGCCGCACAGGCCAGCGCCGGGCCGAGGCTGCTGCGCACCGCGACCAGCAACACGGCCGCAAGGAACACCAGCGAGATGTTCGGCAACGGCAACACACTCGACACTGCCCACGCCAAGGCACTGGCCAACACCGTGGCGACCAGCGCCAGCGCATAGTCGAACCACACCAGTGTCAGCGGGTTTCGCGGGCGCGCCTGCGGGTGTTCATGATCATTGTCGAGGACGTTGATTTCCAGCCCATGGGCCTGACGCAACAGACGCGCCGCCAAGCCACCACCGAACAGTCGACGACGCCAACTCGGCCGAGACTGGCCGACCAACACCAGACTCGCACGGCGCTCGGCAGCATGCTGGACCAAGGTTTTCGCCACCTCACCGGCGCGCAATAAAACCACTTCACCACCGAGGCGCTCCGCCAATTGCTGAGCGCTTTGCAGGCGCAGACGCGATTGCTCATCACGCACCGCACCGTTATCGACGTGCACCAGACTCCACGGCAGATGCCGACGCTGAGCGACGCGACTGGCGTGGCGCACGAGGCGTTCGGCCTGCGCGTCACCATCAACGCCGACCAGTAATCGGCCACGCACCGCTGGCGCGGCCTGACCGAGTTGGCGATAGCCTTGGGCGAGATCGTTGTCGACCTGCGCGGCAGCCGTTTGCATCGCCAGTTCGCGCAGTGCAGTGAGGTTGGTCTGGGTGAAAAACGCATCGATCGCTGCGCGCGCCTGCTCGGGCACGTAGACCTTGCCTTCGCGCAAGCGCTCGAGCAATTCGCGCGGCGGCAGGTCGATCAGCAGCAGT comes from Pseudomonas sp. RU47 and encodes:
- a CDS encoding DoxX family protein, giving the protein MSSLINKVLFTRAGYGLTILRIAVGVIFAAHGSQKLFGLFGGYGLAGTAQYMDSIGLHPGYLMATLAGGTEFFAGLALIIGLLVRPAALGLTFLSLVAIFTVHISNGLFMANNGYEFALVLLGGSLAVLIEGAGKLSVDRAIAG
- a CDS encoding transglycosylase SLT domain-containing protein, which codes for MIRPSVLLLLCGSLLLPMTAVARLPGPLQAVPAAKVRDLSEIRSSRVLRVLVNQSRNSSGEVQGQAIGVEYHRLRAFEQYLNGHARDGQEITLKIIPKAKDQLLGALQRGEGDLVAPGELLDLQSGYAVASSEPIASNVPLVLVGIKGERRYTKVEQLSGKTLALPTGSAAGEAVSQLNQKLALHKLAPIKIEWVDPTLAVEDVLEMVQGGIFHLTIVEQPIAERWGKILPKLRFDRQLMISEPGEEYWFVRRDAAMLRASIDRFLGGYKKPSNEDAAFLRIYRRLYQVHYPLAKADRQRLEKLRPTLQKHAQAQNMDWLNLAALAFKESRLQPNARSGSGPTGLMQITPSAAQRVGVSNIQNLDANVQAGAKYLAMIRRKFFSSPKLNERERMAFTLAAYNIGPERVQGMRAEARRRGLNPNQWFFQVERIAMEQVGMGPVSYVNSVNKYYLAFDRERESLEPGAQKVVSRK
- a CDS encoding TatD family hydrolase, whose protein sequence is MQLIDIGVNLTNPSFADKHQAVLDRAYAAGVCQLVLTGTSVEGSEQALELCQQLDESGQRLFATAGIHPHSASDWNTDSARRLRSLLQEKNVVAVGECGLDFNRDFSPRPQQERVLEEHLALAVELQLPVFLHERDASQRLLEILKGFRDHLPAAVVHCFTGEQKALFSYLDLDLHIGITGWICDERRGTHLHPLVKEIKRGRLMLESDAPYLLPRTLRPKPKNGRNEPGYLTEVLREVALHRGETEEDLAAHTTACARAFYNLPALPDTP
- a CDS encoding methyl-accepting chemotaxis protein; the encoded protein is MGAWLSNISLKYKFWAVNAVAFVTTLLLVLYAVQLEQQARGHASQASAQAQAQLLKAWPAGQPLPKADQVLTFKRGEAPRLNDQPLLEITESNGWNEINHLPLFGDNPLMGAEVFSRADGQQVAVIAYGPSLSQVFSERFANYAVAVFILMFAMLCASQLLIRFLLSQLNTLKDVMLHVEKSGDLSARVPLAGKDEVGQMANAFNAMQAGYQRVVTTVANTARQLDVGAARLASSMNEVRHGMLGQQSETDQAATAINEMTATVYHIAQHAGATRDLSQTADGLAGSGQQVVARVQQSIAGLSSGVQQTAEMIQRLAEDSQKINGVVSVIHSIAEQTNLLALNAAIEAARAGEMGRGFAVVADEVRNLAKRVQTSTDEITTMVSALQAGTRDAVDVMQESSYKADDCVQQAQEAGAALAEITGAVAQMRESNTQIAVAAEQQSQVAEEMNRAVVSIRDVTENTVQQTVDSATTSNELATLAGELSKAIGQLKL
- a CDS encoding Mpo1-like protein, which encodes MGKRHPNLPAWQWRAYPGNHQHPTNLVLHLIAVPLFIVAFLLIVSGVFSLSLASVAIGVIGIVAALGLQRHGHSLETQASEPFSDRKDAVSRLLVEQFLTFPRFFLSGGWWRAWRERHRRH
- a CDS encoding acyl-CoA thioesterase; this encodes MRFSDLLDAVRRQPELTIPAEWGQGRASFGGLVAALQYQAMRAKVPADRPVRSLAITFVGPVEPEVPVSFEVEVLREGKAVSQVMGRAMQNGQVVTIVQGSFGASRPSEVAVEAYPAPSMKHWDECQELPYIKGVTPEFMRHLAMRWSVGGMPFTGNQSRLMGGWVRLRGDVKDEPVNEAHLLALVDAWPPALLPYLKKPAPGSTLTWTIEFVQPLRDLSTLDWCQYLADIEYAADGYGHVAAKLWSAEGELIAMSRQTVTIFA
- a CDS encoding CHAD domain-containing protein, giving the protein MSALVDRLVAHVLSLEVRLLACQARLTARTDPEALHDLRTTVRRLRSLLRPLRGLPGVEQLEDAASAVGQLTTPWRDREVLAAYLLQHDQPEAAQRRMAQMAEAYPALAASAEVASLLMILDAFPRFLRASQRQGLLKGLDKRIEKRLGKQWQKLDEALHDPAHDRHRLRLLIKRVRYGIEAYPELDRLPAAALKRLKSAQGALGDWHDCWQWLAKAELEADLQPCVATWQATMIKAETQADRVLEKLSSACFK
- a CDS encoding patatin-like phospholipase family protein, with the translated sequence MKKRVALVLGSGGARGYAHIGVIEEIERRGYDIACIAGCSMGAVVGGIYAAGKLDVYKNWIESLDYLDVLRLVDVSFRLGAIRGEKVFGQIRKIVGEINIEDLRIPYTAVAADLTNQQEIWFQEGCLHQAMRASAAIPSLFTPVMQGNRMLVDGGILNPLPIVPVVSSHCDLIIAVNLNSTNQRHYKLPVIQRPAAFRSRFDSLISSLGSKMPFRRTQAEQLLRLEQEALRAEAADINPWLDGAEPESQQPAAAPEREGAPKSATGSFIIDNVGPASLLDLINQSFEVMQTSLAQYKIAGYPPDILINVPKRVCRFFEFYKAPELIALGREIARDTLDRYDSEQSREP
- a CDS encoding response regulator, whose product is MSQTATILVIDDEPQIRKFLRISLASQGYKVLEAGTGAEGLAQAALNKPDLLVLDLGLPDMDGQQVLREFREWATAPVLVLSVRASEGQKVQALDGGANDYVTKPFGIQEFLARVRALLRQAPAGEAQQAALSFGPLTVDLAYRRVLLDGVEVALTRKEYAVLAQLARHPGRVITQQQLLKDIWGPTHTEDSHYLRIVVGHLRQKLADDPTRPRFIVTEAGVGYRLLSDVG